The DNA window TGGGATCTATCTCACGCAGTCGATTCAGCCAATGCCTCCCCTTGTCGGGGCACACTCGAGACAACGCGAAAAATGCCTCACTTGAATGCAGTTGGCCCGACCCATAATAGATTGGCACTTTAGCTCTGCGTGCATATCCGTAAACCCCGTGATCGGGATGGTTGGCTGTCAATTTCTGCATTCGTCTCTGGTCTGTCTCATTCCTGCCAAGACTAGAAGCATGATCAAATGTGGGCGCAAGATAGATAGCACCACGTGAATTGATGAACCCCCAGTTCTCTTCATGTCGATCCTGGTTCGCGATCAAGGCGTCGAGCAGGAGATAGCCCGACATCACATCAGCTGCGTTGAAAGTCGGCTTTGGCGAAACCCATCCACTCGGCAACGCAACGCTGGGTCGGTTCAGTAGTCTACCCAGACGACCAATCGTATGTGCCTCGCGCCTAATGCGCCGACTTGGTATCTCACGGGCTGCGAACCCGATAAGCTCATTGCCAAGAATAAGGCGTGCACCAGCTGGAACAAACGACTCTGAGACGACACCTCGCCGTTCCTCATACTCAGCCAAACTATACTTGGCATGGGGTAACCCAAGGAGAGCAGCCAACTCTGCCGCAATTACCTCTGCCCAGTTCTCGCCAGTTCCTGGGCGCCCTTCCTTAAAAAGGCGACGATTTTCATCGAACCAGAATTTGGCTTTCGTCCCCATTTGCTCTGGCAGATCAGCAGCACCACTAGGGACTCGTACGATCTGGAACATAGGAATCTCCCGCCTGCCCAAAGCCAACACTGCCCTTAACCCTGCAGTTACGAAAAAAACCGGCCTTAGCCGGTTTCGTCGTAACTCATTGAACTTATGGTGGGCGGTACAAGGTTCGAACTTGTGACCCTTGCCGTGTGAAGGCAATGCTCTACCGCTGAGCTAACCGCCCGGTGACGCTAGCCGAGCATTATAGGGCAGCAGTGGCGATCGTCAACAGGCGTCAACAGGCGTCAACAGGCGTCAACAGGCGTCAACAGGCGTCAACAGATTCATCCAGGGCGGTGGCGATGCGGTCGAAAAGAACCCGCCGCGGTGACTGGACGCGGCGCTCCGACCGCCTGGCAACGCGTCGTAGCGATCGATCCCGCGCCGCTCAAACGCCCAATACGCACCTTGAATACGCACTTCGAACACCACCGCAATCCCGCGCCCTTACAGCACACCGTCCTACATCGTATGCGTCGGCTTATCCGAAGTCGTCAGCCCCGCCAACAACGTCTCGATCTTGTTGCGCACCGCCTCGCCTTCCGGGCCGTCCGGGAACTGCACGCCGATGCCGGCGGCGCGGTTTCCCTGCGCGCCGGCCGGTGTGGTCCAGATGACCTTGCCGGCGACCGGCAGGCGCTCGCTGGAGTCCGGCAGGGTCAGCAGTAGGAAGACTTCGTCGCCGAGCATGTAGCGCTTGGGCGTGGGCACGAAGATGCCGCCGCCTTTCACGAACGGCATGTAAGCGCTGTAGAGCGCCGGCTTGTCCTTCAACGCCAGCGACAAAATGCCTTGGCGTGCATTCATTGCACTCATCGGGTTCCCCTAGAACGTGGCGGACGCTCTCCCTCGCGCCAGGCCAGCAACAATTCCGTCACTGCCAGATCGGCGCGGACGGTGGTACGCAGCAGATCGCGCGTGCGATTGGCCGCGTCGAACCAGATCGCCAGCTTGTGCAACCGCGATGGATCGGTCAAGCCGACCGACGCCTGCGCCAGCGCCAGATCGGCGGCATGGCGCAGGCGTTGATCGGCCTGGCCATCGTTGGTCCAGCGCTGCGCAACGTCCACCGCCCCGGCGCGGCCGCTGGCGATCTGCTCCAGATCCTGCGCCACCGCCCGACGCACCGTCAGGCCATCTTCGCGCAGCCACTGCGCAGCAAGACCGGGATGACCGCGCGCGGCGTCCAGCGCCTCTTGTGCAACCCGCTCACTGACGCCTTGCGACAACAACCAGGCAAGCGCCTCGTGCGCGGGCGGCAACTTGAATTCCAACCGCTGGCAGCGGCTGCGGACAGTCGCCGGCAGACGCGCCGGCTGCGCGCTGATCAGCCACAGGTAACGACCCGGCGAAGGCTCTTCCAGCGTCTTGAGCAAGGCATTGCAGGCGGAGCGATTGATCGCGTCGGCCGGGTCGACGATCACCACCTGGGCGATGCCGTATTGCGGGGTCAGCGAAAGCTTTTGCGAGATCTCGCGCACCTGCTCGATCACGATCTCGGTACGCAGCTTGTCGCCGGTGCGATTGGGGATGAACGAGATCAGCTGCAGGTCCGGGTGGGTACCGGCCGCGATCAGCTGGCGCGTGCGCTGGGCGAGCGCCGGATCTGGCGAGCTGGACAGCACGTGCTCGGCCAGCGCCAATGCCACCGCGCGTTTACCCAGGCCTTCCGGTCCGCAAATCAGCAGGCCGTGCCCGAGGCGGCCCACGTCCAGGGCGGCCACGGTCTGATCGTAGGCGCGCTGCTGCCAAGGCGAAAACGCCGATGTCATGGTGTGGGTTCCGGTTGCGGGAGACGGCGACGCTGCAGATAACGCGCAACGGCAGCATTGTGTTCGGCCAGGGTGGCCGAGAACACGTGCGCACCGGTGCCATCGCCGACCGCGACGAAGTACAGCGCCTTACCGGGCGCCGGGCATACCGCCGCCAGCAAGGCCTCACGGCCCGGCATGGCGATCGGGGTCGGGGTCAGGCCGGTGCGGGTATAGGTATTGTACGGCGTGTCGGTGGTCAGGTCGCGGCGGCGGATATTGCCGTCGTAACCGCTGCCGATGCCGTAGATCACGGTCGGGTCGGTTTGCAGCTTCATGCCCAGTTGCAGACGGCGCAGGAAGACCCCGGCGATCAGCGGGCGCTCCGAGCCCAGGGCGGTTTCTTTTTCGATGATCGAGGCCAGGATCAGCGCCTGCTCCGGCGAGTTGAGCGGCAGGTTGGGGGCGCGCTGCTCCCAGGCCTGCGCCAGCGCCTTGTCCATGGCGATGTGCGCACGCCTGAGCACATCCAGATCGCTGTCGCCGCGCTGATAGAGATAGGTTTCCGGCAGGAAGCGACCTTCCGGATGCTGGTTGGCAAACCCCAGCCGCGCCATCAGCGCCGCATCGTCCAGCGCACCGATGGATTGCTGCAGCGGCGTGGCGGTGGCGAGTGCAGCGCGCAACTGGCGGAAATTCCAGCCTTCCACGATCGTGAAGCGGTACTGGATCACCCGACCCTGGCGCATGCGATCGAGCAGTTCTCGCGGCGACAAGGCCGGCACCAGCGCGTATTCGCCCACCTTGAGCTTGCCGGCCGCGTCGACCTGACGGGCGAGCAGTTGCCATTCCAGATCCGCGCCCTGCGCCACGCCAGCCTCGCGCAACTTGCGCAGCGTGGCCTTGAGCGAATCGCCGGGCGCAATCGCCACACTGGGCGCGCTGGCGCTCACCGGGGTATCGACGAAGTGCAGGTAATGCCGCCACGCCACCACGGCCGCAATCGCCAGCAG is part of the Xanthomonas fragariae genome and encodes:
- a CDS encoding PilZ domain-containing protein gives rise to the protein MSAMNARQGILSLALKDKPALYSAYMPFVKGGGIFVPTPKRYMLGDEVFLLLTLPDSSERLPVAGKVIWTTPAGAQGNRAAGIGVQFPDGPEGEAVRNKIETLLAGLTTSDKPTHTM
- a CDS encoding DNA polymerase III subunit delta'; amino-acid sequence: MTSAFSPWQQRAYDQTVAALDVGRLGHGLLICGPEGLGKRAVALALAEHVLSSSPDPALAQRTRQLIAAGTHPDLQLISFIPNRTGDKLRTEIVIEQVREISQKLSLTPQYGIAQVVIVDPADAINRSACNALLKTLEEPSPGRYLWLISAQPARLPATVRSRCQRLEFKLPPAHEALAWLLSQGVSERVAQEALDAARGHPGLAAQWLREDGLTVRRAVAQDLEQIASGRAGAVDVAQRWTNDGQADQRLRHAADLALAQASVGLTDPSRLHKLAIWFDAANRTRDLLRTTVRADLAVTELLLAWREGERPPRSRGTR
- the mltG gene encoding endolytic transglycosylase MltG, with amino-acid sequence MSVAETGKRGCLAVLGTALLLAGLLAIAAVVAWRHYLHFVDTPVSASAPSVAIAPGDSLKATLRKLREAGVAQGADLEWQLLARQVDAAGKLKVGEYALVPALSPRELLDRMRQGRVIQYRFTIVEGWNFRQLRAALATATPLQQSIGALDDAALMARLGFANQHPEGRFLPETYLYQRGDSDLDVLRRAHIAMDKALAQAWEQRAPNLPLNSPEQALILASIIEKETALGSERPLIAGVFLRRLQLGMKLQTDPTVIYGIGSGYDGNIRRRDLTTDTPYNTYTRTGLTPTPIAMPGREALLAAVCPAPGKALYFVAVGDGTGAHVFSATLAEHNAAVARYLQRRRLPQPEPTP